The Deinococcus wulumuqiensis R12 genome has a window encoding:
- a CDS encoding S8 family serine peptidase yields the protein MKNAPRNAALLLLSLSLAACGQQGSPAASEARTAPTLAQAAAPGTSLQAQTVTGPLTQDETPQLWFIEFGERPTSKGGQRSAIAAEKQLFRQQAKAAGIKFQERLEFDRLWNGLSVRVAPGELKKLQSLDGVRGVYPVLNVALPDAAVVNESRPEMLTALAQTGADVARNELGLTGKGVKIAIMDTGIDLDHPAFAGRVVKQYDLVGDAYTGRNTPVPGQDNVDDCGGHGTHVAGIAAGAGDVPGVAPEAQLGVYRVFGCEGSTSADIMIQAMERALEDGMDVLNMSIGSSFNSWPQYPSAVAASNLVDAGVVVAASIGNSGSGGVWAAGAPGVGDKVIGVANFMNTHVTLKELTVSPDGTRIGYQQASPSPAAPTSGSLPLARTGTPASTADGCAPLPEGSLSGKAVLIRRGSCTFHAKAANAQAAGAAAVILYNNAPGALAASVTGSPEIKIPVVGVSDAFGKVLNDRVAADPAATITWTDRVGSYPLPTGNTLDTSTSFGLSAELDLKPDVGAPGGMIRAAYPLSIDPSGYATLSGTSMASPHVAGVAALVIEAKRRAGQPIRAGDMRTLLQNTASPKPWNGNPGLGLLDYVHRQGAGMVDVVRAVTTTATVTPSKLSLGESERGVAPQTLTVHNSGAAPVTYVLSHQGALTSTGNYAVKSQPSAASVSFSAPTVTVPAGGAAQVTVTVNPGSTPAQAVYGGYVVLTPQGGGTALSVPYAGFAGDYQSLKVLTVAPRVARFDEALGTTVPTDNLTFTMRDSDVPVFQVHLDHFARSLRMDVLDARTGQPVNTQFFNSSEDEYLPRSSTPTGFFNFAWDGQVRWSRGVSDNAQDKRKPVPNGQYVVRLTVLKALGDASNPAHQEVWTSPVLTVNASKK from the coding sequence ATGAAGAACGCTCCCCGCAACGCTGCTCTGCTGCTGCTTTCGCTCTCCCTCGCCGCCTGTGGTCAGCAGGGTTCGCCCGCCGCCTCGGAGGCCCGGACCGCGCCCACGCTGGCCCAGGCCGCTGCACCGGGCACCTCCCTCCAGGCCCAGACGGTGACGGGTCCGCTGACCCAGGACGAAACGCCGCAGCTGTGGTTTATCGAGTTCGGAGAGCGTCCCACGAGCAAGGGCGGGCAGCGCTCGGCCATCGCCGCCGAGAAGCAACTCTTCCGGCAGCAGGCGAAAGCGGCGGGCATCAAGTTTCAGGAGCGGCTGGAGTTCGACCGGCTCTGGAACGGTCTGTCGGTGCGCGTGGCGCCCGGCGAACTGAAAAAGCTCCAGAGCCTCGACGGGGTGCGCGGCGTGTACCCGGTGCTGAACGTGGCGCTGCCCGACGCCGCCGTGGTGAACGAAAGCCGCCCCGAAATGCTGACCGCCCTGGCCCAGACCGGCGCCGACGTGGCCCGCAACGAGCTGGGGCTGACCGGCAAGGGCGTGAAAATCGCCATCATGGACACCGGCATCGACCTCGACCACCCGGCGTTCGCGGGGCGCGTGGTCAAGCAGTACGACCTGGTGGGCGACGCCTACACCGGGCGCAACACGCCGGTTCCGGGGCAGGACAACGTGGACGACTGCGGCGGGCACGGCACCCACGTCGCCGGCATTGCGGCGGGGGCGGGCGACGTGCCCGGGGTCGCGCCCGAAGCGCAACTCGGCGTCTACCGCGTGTTCGGCTGCGAGGGCAGCACCAGCGCCGACATCATGATTCAGGCGATGGAGCGCGCGCTCGAAGACGGCATGGACGTGCTGAACATGAGCATCGGCTCGTCGTTCAACTCCTGGCCGCAGTACCCCAGCGCGGTGGCGGCGAGCAACCTCGTGGACGCCGGGGTGGTCGTGGCCGCGTCCATCGGCAACAGCGGCTCGGGTGGCGTGTGGGCGGCGGGCGCGCCCGGCGTGGGCGACAAGGTCATCGGCGTGGCGAACTTCATGAACACCCACGTCACCCTGAAAGAACTGACCGTCTCGCCTGACGGCACCCGCATCGGCTACCAGCAGGCCAGCCCCTCGCCCGCCGCCCCGACGAGCGGCAGTCTGCCGCTGGCCCGCACCGGCACCCCGGCCTCGACTGCCGACGGCTGTGCGCCGCTGCCTGAGGGCAGCCTGAGCGGCAAAGCGGTGCTGATTCGGCGCGGCAGCTGCACCTTCCATGCCAAGGCCGCCAACGCGCAGGCGGCGGGCGCCGCTGCCGTCATCCTCTACAACAACGCGCCCGGCGCCCTCGCCGCCAGCGTGACCGGCAGCCCCGAAATCAAGATTCCGGTGGTGGGCGTGTCCGACGCGTTCGGCAAGGTGCTCAACGACCGCGTGGCCGCCGACCCCGCCGCGACCATCACCTGGACCGACCGGGTGGGCAGCTACCCGCTGCCGACGGGCAACACCCTCGATACCTCCACCTCCTTCGGTCTGAGCGCTGAACTCGACCTCAAGCCCGACGTGGGCGCCCCCGGCGGCATGATTCGCGCGGCCTACCCTCTGAGCATTGACCCCAGCGGCTACGCCACCCTCAGTGGCACCTCGATGGCGTCGCCCCACGTGGCGGGGGTGGCGGCCCTGGTCATCGAGGCCAAGCGCCGCGCCGGGCAGCCCATCCGCGCCGGGGACATGCGCACGCTGCTGCAAAACACCGCCAGCCCCAAGCCCTGGAACGGCAACCCGGGCCTCGGCCTGCTCGACTACGTGCACCGCCAGGGCGCCGGAATGGTGGACGTGGTGCGTGCCGTGACGACCACCGCCACCGTGACCCCCTCCAAGCTCTCGCTCGGGGAAAGTGAGCGCGGCGTGGCGCCCCAGACGCTGACCGTACACAACAGCGGCGCCGCGCCCGTCACCTACGTCCTGTCGCACCAGGGTGCCCTGACGAGCACCGGCAACTACGCGGTCAAGTCCCAGCCTTCCGCCGCCAGCGTGAGCTTCAGCGCCCCCACCGTGACGGTTCCGGCAGGCGGCGCCGCGCAGGTGACGGTCACGGTCAACCCCGGCAGCACCCCCGCGCAGGCGGTGTACGGCGGCTACGTGGTCTTGACCCCGCAGGGCGGCGGCACGGCGCTGAGCGTGCCCTACGCAGGCTTTGCGGGCGACTACCAGAGCCTCAAGGTGCTGACCGTGGCGCCCCGCGTGGCGCGCTTCGACGAGGCACTTGGAACCACTGTGCCCACCGACAACCTGACCTTCACCATGCGTGACAGCGACGTGCCCGTCTTCCAGGTGCACCTCGACCACTTTGCCCGCTCGCTGCGGATGGACGTGCTCGACGCCCGGACGGGGCAGCCCGTCAACACCCAGTTCTTCAACAGCAGCGAGGACGAGTACCTGCCGCGCAGCAGCACCCCGACCGGATTTTTCAACTTCGCCTGGGACGGCCAGGTCCGCTGGAGCCGGGGCGTGAGCGACAACGCGCAGGACAAGCGCAAGCCCGTGCCCAACGGTCAGTACGTGGTGCGCCTGACGGTGCTCAAGGCGCTGGGCGACGCGAGCAACCCCGCCCACCAGGAAGTCTGGACCTCGCCCGTGCTGACGGTGAACGCCTCGAAGAAGTAA
- a CDS encoding nitroreductase family protein, translated as MTATQTPPAATQRPLSMTEAIEARRSIRKFVQEPMNQDDLREILRLASLAPSAWNAQTWRFAVVQTPELKEQLREAAYGQPQVTSAPAVIVIYSDMEDTLQTAEDTAHPGLGDAGRTQQRATFDGAFGAQDTAQRGQWGLSQANIAFGFLMLAARGLGYDTVPMLGFDHGKVRQILDLPEHVQFAGILPLGKRAEEGYPHHRHSVERVAKFY; from the coding sequence CCCCCGCCGCCACCCAGCGCCCGCTGAGCATGACCGAAGCCATCGAAGCCCGCCGCAGCATCCGCAAGTTCGTGCAGGAACCCATGAATCAGGATGACCTGCGCGAAATCCTGCGCCTCGCCAGCCTCGCGCCGAGCGCCTGGAACGCCCAGACCTGGCGCTTTGCGGTGGTGCAGACCCCCGAACTCAAGGAGCAACTGCGCGAAGCCGCCTACGGTCAGCCCCAGGTGACGAGCGCGCCCGCCGTGATTGTCATCTACAGCGACATGGAAGACACCCTGCAAACGGCGGAAGACACCGCCCACCCTGGCCTCGGCGACGCGGGCCGCACCCAGCAGCGGGCGACGTTCGACGGCGCTTTCGGGGCGCAGGACACCGCGCAGCGTGGGCAGTGGGGGCTGTCGCAGGCCAACATCGCCTTCGGCTTCCTGATGCTCGCCGCGCGTGGCCTGGGCTACGACACCGTGCCCATGCTGGGCTTCGACCACGGCAAGGTGCGCCAGATTCTGGACCTGCCCGAGCACGTGCAGTTCGCCGGGATTCTGCCCCTGGGCAAGCGGGCCGAGGAAGGCTACCCCCACCACCGCCACAGCGTGGAGCGGGTCGCCAAGTTCTACTGA
- a CDS encoding type IV pilus twitching motility protein PilT, whose protein sequence is MTSGIDITDILRVAADQGASDVILAAGLPPQFKLSGTYDSQGFEALSPTDTRKLMYSMMNERQQRTFEEKRELDFSFALGDKARFRVNTFMQRGNVGGVMRLIPTTVRTIAEMGLPQTVIDIASAPRGLVLVTGPTGSGKSTTLASMIDHINTTKKLHILTIEDPIEFMHPNKASIINQREVGADTLSFDDALRAALRQAPDVILVGEMRDYETIKAAVTAAETGHLVMGTLHTNSAPESIDRIVDVFPEEQQEQIRVQLANNLVAVMTQQLLPRADGQGRVLAYEILLANPAVRALIREGKTFQITSVMQTGAREGMVTMDAYLAGLFRKHLITYDKGLERAIDPKEFARLANDPSAGLGGAAMTPAAPPVPAYSSAASSGAGRGGDFGRGAAAPAAPATPASGRNDPGRPGGFGRR, encoded by the coding sequence ATGACTTCCGGTATCGACATCACCGACATCCTGCGCGTCGCCGCCGACCAGGGCGCGTCCGACGTCATCCTCGCCGCCGGACTGCCCCCGCAGTTCAAGCTCTCGGGCACCTACGACTCGCAGGGCTTCGAAGCCCTGTCGCCCACCGACACCCGCAAGCTGATGTACTCGATGATGAACGAGCGCCAGCAGCGCACCTTCGAGGAAAAGCGCGAACTCGACTTTTCCTTCGCGCTGGGCGACAAGGCCCGTTTCCGCGTGAACACCTTCATGCAGCGCGGCAATGTGGGCGGCGTCATGCGACTGATTCCCACCACCGTCCGCACCATCGCCGAGATGGGGCTGCCGCAGACCGTCATCGACATCGCGAGCGCCCCGCGTGGGCTGGTGCTGGTGACGGGGCCGACGGGGTCGGGCAAATCGACCACCCTGGCGTCGATGATCGACCACATCAACACCACCAAGAAGCTGCACATCCTGACCATCGAAGACCCCATCGAGTTCATGCACCCCAACAAGGCCAGCATCATCAACCAGCGCGAGGTCGGGGCCGACACCCTGAGTTTCGACGACGCGCTGCGGGCCGCGCTGCGGCAGGCCCCCGACGTGATTCTGGTGGGCGAAATGCGTGACTACGAAACCATCAAGGCCGCCGTGACCGCCGCCGAAACCGGGCACCTCGTGATGGGCACGCTGCACACCAACTCGGCGCCCGAATCCATCGACCGTATCGTGGACGTGTTCCCCGAAGAGCAGCAGGAACAGATTCGCGTGCAGCTCGCCAACAACCTCGTCGCGGTGATGACCCAGCAGCTTCTGCCCCGCGCCGACGGTCAGGGCCGCGTGCTGGCCTACGAGATTCTGCTGGCGAACCCGGCAGTCCGCGCCCTGATTCGTGAGGGCAAGACCTTCCAGATCACCAGCGTGATGCAGACCGGCGCCCGCGAGGGCATGGTCACCATGGACGCCTACCTCGCCGGACTGTTCCGCAAGCACCTGATCACCTACGACAAGGGCCTGGAACGTGCCATCGACCCCAAGGAATTCGCCCGCCTCGCCAACGACCCCTCGGCGGGTCTGGGGGGCGCGGCCATGACGCCCGCCGCGCCGCCGGTTCCGGCCTACAGCAGCGCGGCCAGCAGCGGTGCCGGGCGCGGCGGCGACTTCGGACGGGGTGCGGCGGCCCCGGCAGCTCCGGCCACGCCCGCGTCGGGTCGCAACGACCCCGGACGCCCTGGGGGGTTTGGCCGCCGCTGA
- a CDS encoding ATPase, T2SS/T4P/T4SS family codes for MALSIGDRRLGAILLDQGYLGDNDLQRALERHAEVGGRLADVLIDSGMVGERRIARAIEEALGIPLVNLLAVQPDPAALRSIRPQTALNLQAFPFALEGDRLRVALVDPLSSFSIETLEDDSGLDIEPYQALREEVLWALATHYPELGLDIVVPSGVSETGRAGGKLGDRLIMHGYITDAQLQVALDAQQQTGEALGATLISQRAITEDQLYEVLAEQEGTTFLPNPSGFHPGEEVLGSMLRADALRLLAVPVDETEQGVTVLTSDPRKRPDIGALIGRPVQLMLTRPRDIERLIEQFYPQRGRLGEQLVQEGALSRDQLREALQVQAREGKVKPLGEIITELGFASPDEVDSALQKQNVGGGRLEDTLVQSGKLSPEMLARSLAAQLGYEFLDPIQNPPDPKVALMIPESTARRYVVVPVRLQGNSLVVAMKDPRNVFALDDLKLITGKDILPAVMAEKDIIRLIERYFGEKGFEKLNKELAERNKTQQSQEVDLSVADESAIVQVVDSIIREAALQDASDIHIETTDDGVKVRYRIDGALRDQNSFPKGAAQQIMARLKIMGHLDIAERRIPQDGRIRFKKGSIDLDLRLSTLPTVYGEKAVMRLLQKASNIPELEQLGFSEYNYARYTEIIERPNGIFLVTGPTGSGKSFTCFSTLKRIAKPEKNTTTIEDPIEYEVPGIVQSQVNNTTGMTFARALRAFLRQDPDIIFVGEIRDTETARIAVEAALTGHMVLATLHTNDAPGAVTRLEEMGVENFNISASVMGVLAQRLVRRVCSECKQPTNADPEVLRRLGIGEREIRGANLVRGAGCPRCGGTGYKGRMGIHELMVIDDSLRRAIGAGRPAAEIRDIALNESGLRSLRQDGIEKALQGLTTLEEVLAATAN; via the coding sequence TTGGCTCTTTCGATCGGTGACCGCCGTCTGGGCGCGATTTTGCTGGACCAGGGGTATCTGGGCGACAACGACTTGCAGCGGGCGCTGGAGCGGCACGCCGAGGTGGGGGGGCGGCTGGCCGACGTCCTTATCGACTCGGGCATGGTGGGCGAAAGACGCATTGCCCGCGCCATCGAGGAGGCGCTGGGCATCCCGCTGGTCAACCTGCTGGCGGTGCAGCCCGACCCGGCGGCGCTGCGCTCGATTCGGCCCCAGACGGCCCTCAACCTGCAAGCGTTTCCCTTCGCACTGGAGGGCGACCGGCTGCGGGTGGCGCTGGTGGACCCGCTGTCGAGCTTTTCTATCGAGACCCTGGAGGACGACAGCGGCCTCGATATCGAACCGTATCAGGCGCTGCGCGAGGAAGTGCTGTGGGCGCTCGCGACGCACTATCCCGAACTGGGCCTCGACATCGTGGTGCCCAGCGGCGTGTCGGAAACGGGGCGCGCCGGGGGCAAGCTCGGTGACCGGCTGATCATGCACGGCTACATCACCGACGCGCAGCTTCAGGTGGCGCTCGACGCGCAGCAGCAGACCGGCGAGGCGCTCGGGGCCACCCTGATCTCGCAGCGGGCGATTACCGAAGACCAGCTCTACGAAGTGCTGGCCGAGCAGGAAGGCACCACCTTCCTTCCCAACCCCAGCGGCTTTCACCCTGGCGAGGAAGTGCTCGGCAGTATGCTCCGCGCCGACGCCTTGCGCCTCCTGGCCGTGCCGGTGGACGAAACCGAGCAGGGCGTGACGGTGCTCACCAGCGACCCGCGCAAGCGCCCCGACATCGGCGCGCTGATCGGGCGCCCGGTGCAGCTGATGCTCACGCGCCCGCGCGACATCGAGCGATTGATCGAGCAGTTCTACCCCCAGCGCGGGCGCCTGGGCGAACAGCTCGTGCAGGAAGGGGCGCTGTCACGCGATCAACTTCGTGAGGCGCTTCAGGTCCAGGCCCGCGAGGGCAAGGTCAAGCCGCTGGGCGAGATCATCACCGAACTGGGCTTTGCCAGCCCCGACGAGGTGGATTCGGCGCTGCAAAAGCAGAACGTGGGCGGGGGCCGCCTCGAAGACACCCTGGTGCAGTCGGGCAAGCTCAGCCCCGAAATGCTCGCCCGCTCGCTGGCCGCGCAGCTCGGCTACGAGTTTCTCGACCCCATCCAGAACCCGCCGGACCCCAAGGTCGCGCTGATGATTCCCGAGTCCACCGCCCGGCGGTACGTGGTGGTTCCGGTGCGTCTCCAGGGCAACTCGCTCGTCGTCGCCATGAAGGACCCGCGCAACGTGTTTGCGCTCGACGACCTCAAGCTGATCACCGGCAAGGACATCCTGCCCGCCGTGATGGCGGAAAAGGACATCATCCGCCTGATCGAGCGCTACTTCGGGGAAAAGGGCTTCGAGAAGCTCAACAAGGAACTCGCCGAGCGCAACAAGACCCAGCAGTCGCAGGAAGTCGACCTCTCGGTGGCCGACGAGAGCGCCATCGTGCAGGTGGTGGACTCGATCATCCGCGAGGCCGCGCTGCAGGACGCGTCGGACATCCACATCGAAACCACCGACGACGGCGTCAAGGTGCGCTACCGCATCGACGGAGCGCTGCGCGACCAGAACTCCTTTCCCAAGGGCGCGGCGCAGCAGATTATGGCCCGCCTCAAAATCATGGGGCACCTCGACATCGCCGAGCGGCGCATTCCCCAGGACGGGCGCATCCGCTTCAAAAAGGGCAGCATCGACCTCGACCTGCGTCTCTCGACCCTGCCCACCGTGTACGGCGAAAAGGCCGTGATGCGTCTGCTGCAAAAGGCGAGCAACATCCCCGAACTCGAGCAGCTTGGATTCTCCGAGTACAACTACGCCCGCTACACCGAAATCATCGAGCGGCCCAACGGGATTTTTCTGGTCACCGGGCCGACGGGGTCGGGCAAGTCGTTCACCTGCTTTTCGACCCTCAAGCGCATCGCCAAGCCCGAGAAAAACACCACGACCATCGAAGACCCCATCGAGTACGAGGTGCCGGGCATCGTGCAGTCGCAGGTGAACAACACCACCGGCATGACGTTCGCCCGCGCGCTGCGCGCCTTTCTCCGTCAGGACCCCGACATCATCTTCGTGGGCGAGATCCGGGATACTGAAACCGCCAGGATTGCCGTGGAAGCCGCGCTCACCGGCCACATGGTGCTGGCGACGCTGCACACCAACGACGCGCCGGGCGCCGTGACCCGACTGGAAGAAATGGGCGTCGAGAACTTCAACATCTCGGCGTCGGTCATGGGCGTGCTCGCGCAGCGGCTGGTGCGCCGGGTGTGCAGCGAGTGCAAGCAGCCCACCAACGCCGACCCCGAAGTGCTGCGGCGCCTGGGCATCGGCGAGCGCGAGATTCGCGGCGCCAACCTGGTGCGCGGGGCCGGGTGTCCGCGTTGCGGCGGCACCGGCTACAAGGGCCGCATGGGGATTCACGAGCTGATGGTGATTGACGACTCGCTGCGCCGCGCCATCGGGGCCGGGCGCCCCGCCGCCGAGATTCGTGACATCGCGCTCAACGAAAGCGGCCTGCGCAGCCTGCGTCAGGACGGCATCGAGAAAGCCTTGCAGGGCCTGACCACCCTCGAAGAAGTGCTGGCCGCCACCGCCAACTGA
- a CDS encoding YqeG family HAD IIIA-type phosphatase — protein MKPLLRPDDLIAHVSQITPEFLAARGLRGLVLDLDNTLIPYRSYEDAAEMIAWAADLRGAGIGLYLLSNATAKRAAFWLPKLGFGGVGMAGKPNPRAFRRALHTLGLPAHQVAMVGDQVFTDVLGGNLTGMHTVLVEPLIDNALPHTRLARMVERQVLRRYGYDWQARR, from the coding sequence ATGAAACCGCTGCTGCGTCCCGACGACCTGATCGCCCACGTCTCGCAGATCACGCCCGAGTTTCTGGCGGCGCGGGGCCTGCGCGGGCTGGTGCTGGACCTCGACAACACGCTGATTCCGTACCGCAGTTACGAGGACGCCGCCGAAATGATTGCCTGGGCTGCCGACCTGCGCGGCGCAGGCATCGGGCTGTACCTGCTGAGCAACGCCACTGCAAAGCGGGCGGCCTTCTGGCTGCCGAAACTGGGGTTCGGGGGCGTGGGCATGGCGGGCAAACCCAACCCCCGCGCCTTTCGCCGGGCGCTGCACACGCTGGGCCTGCCCGCGCATCAGGTGGCGATGGTGGGCGACCAGGTGTTTACCGATGTGCTGGGCGGCAACCTGACCGGAATGCACACGGTGCTGGTCGAGCCGCTGATCGACAACGCGCTGCCCCACACCCGCCTGGCCCGGATGGTGGAGCGGCAGGTGCTCAGGCGCTACGGGTACGACTGGCAGGCCCGCCGGTAA
- a CDS encoding ankyrin repeat domain-containing protein: MSDAATDLFTAIHANNPEGVRLLIQAEPELLHSRSPSGLSPVLFAAYYHRPYVLDVLLAAGPELDVFEAAATGQPLPEGADINACNVDGFTPLHLAAMFGRTEAARALLGSGADLHAPSRNPQAATPLHSALGGRQWNTARLLLERGADVNAAQPGGWTPLLLAVREGEAEMVAELLSRGADPHARTEDGESAADLARENGHETLLGQFPALSDPTDEAGA, translated from the coding sequence ATGTCCGACGCCGCCACCGACCTCTTTACCGCCATCCACGCCAACAACCCCGAGGGCGTGCGGCTCCTGATTCAGGCCGAGCCGGAGCTGCTGCACTCGCGCAGTCCGTCCGGCCTCTCCCCCGTCCTGTTCGCGGCGTACTACCACCGGCCCTACGTGCTGGACGTGCTGCTCGCGGCCGGGCCGGAACTGGACGTGTTCGAGGCGGCGGCGACGGGACAACCTCTGCCGGAAGGGGCCGACATAAACGCCTGCAACGTGGACGGCTTCACGCCCCTGCACCTCGCCGCCATGTTCGGGCGCACCGAGGCGGCGCGGGCCTTGCTGGGCAGCGGCGCAGACCTGCACGCACCCAGCCGCAACCCACAGGCGGCAACGCCGCTGCACTCGGCGCTCGGGGGGCGGCAGTGGAACACGGCGCGGTTGCTGCTGGAGCGGGGCGCCGACGTGAACGCCGCGCAGCCCGGCGGCTGGACCCCACTGCTGCTGGCCGTGCGTGAGGGCGAGGCGGAGATGGTGGCCGAGTTGCTGTCACGCGGGGCCGACCCCCATGCCCGCACCGAGGACGGCGAGAGTGCGGCCGACCTCGCACGGGAGAACGGGCACGAAACGTTGCTGGGGCAGTTTCCGGCGTTGAGTGACCCGACTGACGAGGCAGGCGCGTGA
- the pgeF gene encoding peptidoglycan editing factor PgeF translates to MTAPGLPLLHAPNLPLPHAFSTRAGGVSQGPYAGLNLDDRGDDPRPVAENRARLAAALGFGAADFARLSQVHGVQVVHAQAPGVWEGDALVTRTPGVLLAIGTADCYPLLLADVEAGVVGAAHAGWKGTVGRIGQRTVEQMVNLGARPERIRAAVGPGICGERYEVGGEVAAQFRAARLGDFVLDVGGRIHLDLAGANRALLEEAGVGDVWVSGRCSTEADFYSYRRDNGQTGRMWAVIGLPVHAGEQA, encoded by the coding sequence ATGACTGCCCCCGGCCTCCCGCTGCTTCACGCGCCGAACCTGCCGCTGCCACACGCCTTTTCCACCCGGGCGGGCGGCGTTTCGCAGGGGCCTTATGCGGGCCTGAATCTGGACGACCGGGGGGACGACCCGCGCCCGGTGGCCGAAAACCGCGCCCGGCTCGCGGCGGCGCTGGGCTTCGGGGCGGCGGACTTTGCCCGGCTAAGTCAGGTGCATGGCGTGCAGGTCGTTCACGCGCAGGCCCCCGGCGTCTGGGAGGGTGACGCGCTGGTGACCCGTACCCCCGGTGTGCTGCTCGCCATCGGCACCGCCGACTGCTATCCGCTGCTGCTCGCCGACGTGGAAGCGGGCGTCGTCGGTGCGGCGCACGCCGGGTGGAAAGGCACGGTGGGGCGCATCGGGCAGAGGACGGTGGAGCAGATGGTGAACCTCGGCGCCCGCCCCGAACGAATTCGCGCCGCCGTCGGCCCCGGTATCTGCGGCGAGCGCTACGAGGTGGGGGGGGAAGTGGCCGCGCAGTTTCGCGCCGCCAGGCTGGGGGACTTCGTGCTGGACGTGGGAGGGCGCATTCATCTCGACCTCGCCGGGGCCAACCGCGCCCTGCTCGAAGAAGCTGGAGTGGGGGACGTCTGGGTCAGTGGGCGCTGCTCCACCGAGGCCGACTTCTACTCCTACCGCCGGGACAACGGGCAGACCGGGCGCATGTGGGCGGTCATCGGGCTGCCCGTTCACGCGGGGGAGCAGGCATGA
- a CDS encoding enoyl-ACP reductase FabI, translated as MSVTIDLSGKTALVMGVANARSLGWAIAEQLLQAGCRVGFSYQGERLRGELEKLTKDWEGTWIQQADATSDEDMDALFARVKDEFGELHLLVHSIAFAPRTAMDGRFIDTTADDWNTALNVSAYTLVSASRRAEALMPNGGSIISLTYHASQQVVPKYNVMGVAKAALEAATRYLAADLGEREIRVNTISAGPMRTIAARSIPDFGKLYNKGAMNAAFGRNATSEEVGKLALFLLSDLSSGITGQTVYVDAGLSIMTVKEGAEG; from the coding sequence ATGAGTGTGACGATTGACCTTTCGGGCAAGACGGCCCTGGTGATGGGGGTCGCGAACGCCCGCAGCCTGGGCTGGGCGATTGCCGAACAACTGCTTCAGGCGGGCTGCCGCGTGGGATTTTCCTACCAGGGCGAGCGCCTGCGCGGTGAACTGGAAAAACTGACCAAGGACTGGGAAGGCACCTGGATTCAGCAGGCCGACGCCACCAGCGACGAGGACATGGACGCGCTGTTCGCCCGCGTGAAGGACGAATTCGGTGAGCTGCACCTCCTGGTCCACTCCATCGCCTTCGCGCCGCGTACCGCGATGGACGGGCGCTTTATCGACACCACCGCCGACGACTGGAACACCGCGCTGAATGTCAGCGCCTACACGCTGGTGTCGGCCTCGCGCCGCGCCGAAGCCCTGATGCCCAATGGCGGCTCCATCATCAGCTTGACCTACCACGCCTCGCAGCAGGTGGTCCCCAAGTACAACGTGATGGGCGTCGCCAAGGCCGCGCTGGAGGCCGCCACCCGCTACCTCGCCGCCGACCTCGGCGAGCGCGAGATTCGCGTCAACACCATCAGCGCCGGGCCGATGCGGACCATTGCCGCCCGCTCGATTCCCGATTTCGGCAAGCTGTACAACAAGGGGGCCATGAACGCGGCCTTCGGGCGCAACGCCACCTCCGAAGAAGTCGGCAAGCTCGCGCTCTTTCTGCTTTCCGACCTCAGCAGCGGCATCACCGGGCAGACCGTGTACGTGGACGCGGGCCTGAGCATCATGACGGTGAAAGAAGGTGCCGAAGGCTGA